CCCCAAAGCTACCTATTATCGGCAACATACACCAACTTGGCATGCTTCCTCACCGCTCTCTCAGAGACCTCTCAAGGAACTATGGTTCTCTCTTGCTTCTACAATTGGGGTATAATCAAACAGTACTGATTTCATCACCTGAATTGGTtaaagaaattgtgaaaaacCATGAAATTATTTTCTCCAACAGACCAAGGACTACGGCTGTAGATATGTTGTTCTATAACTGCGGGGATATGGCTTTTGCACCCTATGGCGAGTTTTGGAGACAAGTTAAGAAGATCAGTGTTCTTGAGCTTTTCAGCCATCGACGAGTCAACTCATTTCAGTCTGTTAGAGAAGAAGAAGTTGAACTTCTTATCAGCAAAGTTCGTGGTGCTTGTCTTAAAGGAGAGTCCATTAATCTGTCGGAGATGCTAATCTCGGTTTCAAGTAACATAGCTTCTCGATGTATTCTTAGTCATaaaagtgaagaagaagatgggTGCAGCAAGTTTGGGCAGTTGGGTAAAAAGCTGTTGGTTCTCTTCACCGGTTTCTGTATTGGTGATATGTTTCCTTACTTGAGGTGGGTTGATGCGCTTACTGGATAAATTCCAAGTATGAAGGCATATCTGCGGAATTCGATGCATTCCTTGACCATGTACTTGAAGAGCATAGAGCTCTTGAAGTTGATGGCCAAGTTTCCAATAAAAAGGACTTCGTTTCTATCATCATGCAACTCCAAAAGGATGGCATGTATGAGATGGACCTCACTCGAGACAACATCAGAGCTATCTTACTGGTCATTCAACACTATTttcccctttattttccttttttaacccttttttttatgCCTTGAACTAAAGTGTCTTTATTTTGGTAATGTCAGGACATGTTTGTGGCAGGAAGTTATACCACTACGGCGACAATAGAGTGGATGATGGCTGAGCTTTTAAAGCATCCAAATGTCATGAAAAGAGTCCAACAAGAGGTAAGAACTGTGGTGGGGAACAAATCCAAGGTTGTTATAGAGGATATCAACAAAATGGATTACTTAAAATGTGTAGTTAAAGAAACTTTAAGACTGCATCCGGCAGCTCCTCTTCTAGCCCCTCGACGAACATCTGCAAGTGTAAAACTAGGGGGTTATGACATCCCTTCTGATACCACAATCATTATCAATGGATGGGCCATTCATAGAGACCCCAACTGGTGGGAAAATCCAGAAGGGTTCATCCCGGAGAGGTTTGAGGATAGCTCCAATATTGATTTTCAAGGTCAAGATTTCCCACTTCATTCCATTTGGTTTAGGAAGAAGGGCATGTCCTGGGATGCCATTTGGAGTTGTCGCTACTGAGTATGTGGTGGCCAATCTTCTCTATTGGTTTGACCGGAAGTTGCCTGCTGGTGAAATTCCTGAATATTTGTATGTGACTGAACTCTACGGTGTCACGTGCCACAAGAAAATACCTCTTCGTGTTATAcctcttttgaaaaattaagtgaAATTCAGAAGTTTCAAAAGCAAGGTTGATGATGTTGTaccatataataataaaataatcctTCTTTCAATATTCTATGGAGAAGGGACTATTTTTATTGTTGGTAGTTGACATGGTGtaatattatgaaaatgaaaaataaagtttatatgcatatttttgtcgaatctcaattttttaagtctatatttttacttaaattcttTCGCTTTTCAGACAAGCTTTTGGGACTAAATAAGTAACCCGACTTATAATCACATCTAATATAGATGCTTCACTTCTCCGACTAAATCATTTAACCACCCAACAAGGACTGTAACAACACTAAGATCACCTGCAATAAGTTTTTGAATCCACGCGTTAAAAAACAAGTACAAGTCGATTATTgatttttgagtttaaatatgtttgaatgattCAAAGTGATGAATACATAAAgttattgatataaatttatgaacTATTTAAAACATAGAGGACTCataaagaatttttaatttgcGAAAGGGTATCTCTGCAACATCAGAATACGCAGAGGGATCTTTATTGCTATTTACCCATCCGCCAAtagcataaaagaaaattttgtttccttttatttcattttagtgtgttcttttttttaaatggatatttgtaatttttttacacaatttcAGTTTTCTATTATT
The nucleotide sequence above comes from Gossypium raimondii isolate GPD5lz chromosome 13, ASM2569854v1, whole genome shotgun sequence. Encoded proteins:
- the LOC105784235 gene encoding cytochrome P450 71A1-like, encoding MILQMDLLNVVQVYINPLFLSLVLLFSLLIWLKPAKKKNLNLPPSPPKLPIIGNIHQLGMLPHRSLRDLSRNYGSLLLLQLGPRTTAVDMLFYNCGDMAFAPYGEFWRQVKKISVLELFSHRRVNSFQSVREEEVELLISKVRGACLKGESINLSEMLISVSSNIASRCILSHKSEEEDGCSKFGQLGKKLLVLFTGFCIGDMFPYLRWVDALTG